A genomic stretch from Edaphobacter aggregans includes:
- a CDS encoding FAD-dependent oxidoreductase — protein sequence MPEFPLHGVVDLKENEKKLISAGKEKILVLRHQGKLSAFQSKCPHAGGPLEKGAICNGRLICPWHMGTFRISDGRLIEPPAMNSLETYPLRIEDSKVFVTLPSPKTAGQEKEKRRSASTGKRRMVIVGAGAAGSMAAKTLRDKGFCGEIVVVDPCQEEPIDRTMLTKMALTDKTPVNRLQLHSFDQLDVIRLGSSVKSLRGNLLTLSDGKKVRFDAALVATGGTPKRLPMQHPEDVYTIRHIDDLRRLRSRARKGRHAIVLGTSFIGMEAASALRERGLTVTVIGKEKLPFEQQFGSGVASALLSLHKRRGIRFVLGVNTLQIASRHVVVEQRGSPRQINSDFVILGVGVEPSLKFDHDLPLAADGGVLTDESLRARNKVWVAGDIANVAGLRIEHWRIAQQHGMHAAKQMLGQTMPLRNVPFFWTYHFDKTIKYLGHAEKWDDVSVIGDVRRFNFIALLSKRDKVIAVVSCGRDEETALLAELMRKPISLRQARRAIHSVRPRR from the coding sequence ATGCCTGAGTTTCCCTTACATGGTGTCGTCGATCTCAAGGAAAACGAGAAGAAACTAATCTCGGCGGGTAAGGAGAAGATCCTTGTTCTGCGACATCAGGGAAAATTGTCGGCTTTTCAGAGCAAGTGCCCACACGCTGGCGGCCCTCTTGAGAAGGGGGCTATTTGTAATGGAAGACTAATCTGTCCGTGGCATATGGGTACTTTCCGGATATCAGATGGACGGCTGATCGAACCGCCCGCAATGAATTCACTCGAAACCTACCCTCTCCGGATCGAAGACTCAAAGGTCTTCGTTACACTTCCTTCACCTAAGACTGCAGGGCAGGAAAAAGAGAAGCGGCGGTCAGCAAGCACCGGCAAGAGAAGAATGGTCATTGTGGGAGCTGGTGCAGCCGGTTCGATGGCCGCAAAGACTCTCCGTGATAAAGGATTTTGCGGTGAAATCGTAGTGGTGGATCCATGTCAGGAAGAGCCTATCGATAGAACCATGCTCACGAAGATGGCGCTAACAGATAAAACACCTGTCAATCGGCTCCAACTGCACAGCTTCGATCAGCTAGATGTCATTCGCCTAGGATCTTCAGTGAAATCTCTTCGGGGGAACCTGCTCACCCTAAGCGATGGGAAAAAGGTACGGTTCGACGCGGCTCTCGTCGCTACTGGTGGAACGCCGAAGCGGCTTCCTATGCAGCATCCGGAGGATGTGTACACCATCCGGCATATTGATGACTTGAGGCGACTCCGATCTCGCGCACGTAAAGGCCGTCATGCGATCGTACTTGGCACAAGCTTCATTGGGATGGAAGCCGCGTCGGCCCTAAGGGAACGTGGATTGACTGTGACGGTGATTGGCAAGGAAAAGCTTCCTTTCGAACAACAATTCGGCTCTGGCGTCGCTTCAGCTTTACTTTCGCTTCACAAACGAAGAGGAATTCGATTTGTCCTTGGGGTAAACACTCTTCAAATAGCGTCACGACATGTTGTCGTGGAGCAAAGAGGTAGTCCGAGGCAAATCAATAGCGATTTCGTCATACTGGGTGTGGGCGTCGAACCTAGCCTCAAATTTGACCATGATCTGCCGTTGGCTGCAGACGGTGGAGTACTGACAGACGAATCGCTAAGAGCTAGAAACAAGGTATGGGTGGCCGGCGACATAGCAAATGTTGCAGGGCTTCGTATTGAACATTGGAGAATCGCGCAGCAGCATGGGATGCATGCAGCTAAGCAAATGCTGGGACAAACGATGCCGCTCCGCAATGTTCCATTCTTCTGGACTTATCATTTCGACAAGACCATCAAATATCTGGGCCACGCGGAGAAGTGGGACGACGTTTCTGTCATCGGCGACGTTCGTCGATTTAATTTCATTGCCCTTCTAAGTAAGCGCGACAAGGTCATCGCCGTGGTGAGTTGTGGGCGCGACGAGGAGACGGCGCTTCTCGCGGAACTAATGCGAAAGCCCATTTCCTTGAGACAAGCTCGCAGGGCTATCCATAGCGTCCGGCCTCGCCGTTAG
- a CDS encoding winged helix-turn-helix domain-containing tetratricopeptide repeat protein, whose amino-acid sequence MEQPIRFGEGYEVDLRPRRLRHGSHVLKLERIPFEILLLLLEHRDEIVTRDQIASRVWGQGVFLDTDNSIRGAIRKLRQVLKDDADTPRFIETVTGQGYRFVALVITPEEPSAASEPEAAGVPTRDRDFVSELDSWLQARRLRLVEPDQDPTAEKTADAGTGQGNRKSYRWLFVGAAALLSIACLLSFLVVWGSRRASNPPTHSQGKIVLAVLPFENLSRDPDQEFFSDGLTEEMIAQTGKLNRDRLTVVTRSSVAKYKGTNLAAKEIGKELDADYLLQGTVRRSSDRVRITVQLVEAKNQRDLWTESYDRELKDLLAVQDSVVQSIASQIHVALTEEQKTRLANPQQIRPEAYEAYLKGRYHWNKRTADGLQKAEHYFQQAIDSDPIYAAAYSGLADCNSGLAWHGFRSPADALPKAYAAARKAVAIDPQSAEAHASLGLVFSHSWNWAGAEAEFRRALELDPQYANAHHWHGDYLSIKSRHDEALAEASRAQELDPLNLMISTWVALRYYQARDYSRAIEQGRNSVEQDSNFAAAHLLLGEGYVQAGLRSEGISELKRAASLSGGSPLYTAQVGVALAAAGRRREALRIAHELETISRKRYVSPYGLAQIYAALKSDEDTFKWLQAAYRDRAVWMDYLAVDPIFDRYRSDHRFQELLQRIDLL is encoded by the coding sequence GTGGAGCAACCGATCCGGTTCGGCGAGGGCTACGAGGTTGACCTGCGTCCTCGGAGGCTCCGCCATGGCAGTCATGTGCTCAAACTTGAGCGTATCCCGTTCGAGATCCTTCTTCTGCTGCTTGAACACCGGGACGAGATTGTTACCCGGGATCAAATTGCTTCCAGGGTTTGGGGCCAGGGTGTTTTCCTGGATACCGACAACAGTATCCGAGGCGCGATCCGCAAACTTCGCCAGGTTTTGAAGGATGACGCCGATACCCCACGGTTCATAGAGACCGTGACCGGACAGGGCTATCGCTTCGTCGCGCTGGTTATTACTCCCGAAGAACCAAGCGCAGCTTCCGAACCAGAGGCAGCGGGTGTTCCCACCCGCGACCGGGATTTCGTGTCGGAACTCGATAGCTGGTTACAAGCCCGAAGACTGCGTTTAGTCGAGCCAGATCAGGATCCCACGGCGGAAAAGACGGCGGATGCCGGAACCGGACAGGGGAATCGCAAGTCCTACAGGTGGCTTTTCGTTGGAGCAGCCGCTTTGCTCTCAATCGCGTGCCTTCTGTCATTCCTGGTAGTTTGGGGCTCGCGACGAGCATCGAACCCGCCCACACATTCCCAGGGCAAGATAGTCCTTGCTGTTCTGCCATTCGAAAACTTGAGTCGCGATCCCGACCAGGAGTTCTTCAGTGACGGTCTGACTGAAGAGATGATCGCCCAGACCGGAAAGCTGAATCGGGATCGACTCACCGTGGTAACCCGCAGCTCGGTTGCAAAGTACAAAGGCACCAATCTGGCCGCGAAAGAGATCGGTAAGGAGCTGGACGCGGACTATCTTCTCCAGGGCACAGTTCGCCGCTCGTCGGACCGTGTGCGCATCACCGTCCAACTCGTCGAGGCTAAAAATCAGAGAGACCTCTGGACCGAGAGTTACGACCGCGAGCTCAAAGATCTGCTAGCTGTGCAGGACTCCGTCGTGCAAAGCATCGCGAGCCAAATACACGTCGCTCTCACAGAAGAACAGAAAACGCGTTTAGCAAATCCGCAGCAAATACGGCCTGAAGCATACGAGGCGTATTTGAAAGGTCGCTACCACTGGAACAAACGAACAGCCGACGGCCTGCAAAAGGCGGAGCATTATTTTCAGCAGGCCATTGACAGCGATCCAATCTACGCCGCGGCATATTCCGGGCTGGCCGACTGTAACAGCGGACTTGCGTGGCACGGGTTCAGATCCCCTGCCGACGCGCTTCCGAAAGCTTACGCGGCCGCCCGCAAGGCGGTGGCGATCGACCCACAATCGGCTGAGGCCCACGCCTCCCTGGGCCTTGTGTTCAGCCATAGTTGGAATTGGGCCGGAGCCGAGGCCGAGTTCAGGCGTGCTCTGGAGTTGGATCCTCAATATGCAAATGCGCACCACTGGCACGGAGACTATCTTTCCATTAAGAGCCGCCATGACGAGGCGCTTGCCGAAGCCAGCCGTGCACAGGAACTCGATCCACTTAATCTCATGATCAGCACATGGGTGGCGCTGCGATACTATCAGGCGCGTGACTATTCCCGTGCAATCGAACAAGGTCGAAACTCTGTTGAGCAGGACTCGAACTTCGCAGCCGCACACCTTCTGCTGGGCGAGGGATATGTTCAGGCAGGCTTGCGCAGCGAGGGCATTAGTGAGCTAAAGCGGGCTGCGAGTCTGTCAGGGGGTAGCCCACTTTACACGGCCCAGGTCGGGGTTGCCCTTGCAGCGGCAGGGCGGAGGCGTGAAGCACTCCGAATCGCACACGAACTGGAGACAATCTCGAGGAAGCGTTACGTTTCGCCCTACGGGTTGGCTCAGATTTACGCAGCGTTGAAAAGCGATGAAGACACATTCAAATGGCTGCAAGCCGCGTATCGCGATCGTGCTGTCTGGATGGACTACCTCGCCGTTGATCCGATCTTTGATCGCTATCGCTCCGACCATCGTTTTCAAGAGCTCCTCCAGCGAATCGACCTGCTCTGA